In one Streptomyces sp. NBC_01241 genomic region, the following are encoded:
- a CDS encoding IS1380 family transposase produces MQSSHAAARVSARFDDPNLVGYGGLAPVVRLAERCGLPALVDEHVRLPASTDGTGAFPAAKLMSLVGGMVAGADSIDDMDRLRHGGLPRLFSGVRAPSTLGSYLRSFSHGHVKQLHAVARRFLPELAAHTPLLPGADQVAYVDIDDTIRRTYGYAKQGAGYGYSKVKGLNALIGIVSTPLAAPVIVATRLRKGPSNSARGAAAFVAESIRTARACGASGLLVVRADSAFYGANIVNACRALGVRFSVTVRMNASVKAAIAGIDEAAWKAIKYPKAVWDEEGQCWISDAEIAETTYTAFTSKPKKQQATARLIVRRVKRLNPAAVPEGQGALFDTWRYHAAFTDSPLSLSDAEREHRRHAVVEQVIADLKNGPFAHAPSGHFQANAAWLALAALAHNLTRAAGALASAFHAKATTATIRDHLINVPARPARSARRLTLHLPEHWPWADDFTQLFDLVHAPPPTA; encoded by the coding sequence ATGCAATCTTCCCATGCCGCAGCGAGGGTCTCCGCACGGTTTGATGATCCGAATCTGGTCGGCTACGGCGGGCTGGCCCCGGTGGTGCGGCTGGCCGAGCGGTGCGGACTGCCCGCACTCGTCGACGAGCACGTCCGGCTGCCGGCCTCGACGGACGGCACCGGGGCCTTCCCCGCGGCGAAGCTGATGTCGCTGGTCGGCGGCATGGTCGCCGGGGCGGACAGCATCGATGACATGGACCGGCTGCGGCACGGTGGGCTGCCGCGGCTGTTCAGCGGGGTGCGGGCGCCGTCCACGCTGGGCTCGTACCTGCGCTCCTTCAGCCACGGACACGTGAAGCAACTGCACGCGGTGGCCCGCCGGTTCCTACCCGAACTGGCCGCGCACACCCCGCTGCTGCCCGGCGCCGACCAAGTGGCCTACGTGGACATCGACGACACGATCCGTCGCACCTACGGCTACGCCAAGCAGGGCGCCGGCTACGGATACAGCAAGGTCAAGGGCTTGAACGCGCTGATCGGGATCGTCTCCACCCCGCTGGCCGCTCCGGTGATCGTCGCCACCCGCCTGCGCAAGGGACCGTCCAACTCCGCCCGAGGTGCGGCCGCGTTCGTCGCCGAATCGATCCGCACCGCAAGAGCGTGCGGCGCGAGCGGGCTGCTGGTCGTGCGGGCCGACTCCGCGTTCTACGGCGCCAATATCGTGAACGCCTGCCGGGCCCTGGGCGTCCGGTTCTCGGTCACCGTGCGGATGAACGCCTCGGTCAAGGCCGCGATCGCGGGCATCGACGAAGCCGCGTGGAAGGCGATCAAGTACCCCAAGGCCGTGTGGGACGAGGAGGGGCAGTGCTGGATCTCGGACGCCGAGATAGCCGAGACCACCTACACCGCCTTCACCTCCAAGCCGAAGAAGCAGCAGGCCACCGCCCGTCTGATCGTGCGCCGCGTCAAACGGCTCAACCCGGCAGCGGTGCCCGAGGGACAGGGCGCACTCTTCGATACCTGGCGCTACCACGCCGCGTTCACCGACTCTCCGCTCTCCCTGTCCGATGCCGAACGTGAGCACAGGCGGCACGCTGTCGTGGAACAGGTGATCGCGGACTTGAAGAACGGCCCGTTCGCCCACGCCCCCTCCGGGCACTTCCAGGCGAACGCCGCCTGGCTCGCGCTGGCCGCTCTCGCGCACAATCTGACCCGCGCCGCCGGCGCCCTGGCGTCCGCCTTCCACGCCAAGGCCACCACCGCAACGATCCGCGACCACCTGATCAACGTGCCCGCCCGCCCGGCCCGCTCCGCCCGGCGCCTCACCCTCCACCTGCCCGAACACTGGCCCTGGGCCGACGACTTCACCCAGCTCTTCGACCTCGTGCACGCGCCACCACCCACAGCCTGA
- a CDS encoding ATP-binding protein produces MASNIPEETTSFVGRKAELARLEHTLATHRLTTLTGSGGVGKTRLAVRAARQAAPGHRDGTWWADLSPLHDDGLLIATVSNAVGLRDHTLRMPIDALCEWLVDKELLLVLDSCEHLRSACAHLLGEILTTSPGLTVLATSRQPLGIKGEQLVEVPPLPVEGAGDALTLFRDRAAATAPELPLDAPGNAEAAAEICRRLEGIPLAIELAAAALGRDTVEQVALRIGSRFDVPSDDSLRPRRHRTLRTAIGWSHELCTPLERLLWARLTVLRGGFDETVARQVCAEGPLTEDGVTEALRGLVAKSVVGRDGVRHRMLDTIREYGRMWLAELGEERSSADRHAACFLGLARHAHAGWTGDDQIFWYHRIAESHADLCAALDYLLAHDTVAAQEMAGRIGFFWCCCGHLPQTREYAQRALDAGPAEGPHRTRALWVLGIIVVLQGDYPAARRLGRECTRAAARDGADEGILAAAYLCGLTHLMTGRPEASLRLVDRVLRSTGADTPLESAYRLRCHLITLFALTSLGRLDEAAQAAGALRAVCAAQDECWTRSYVDYQLALIALLQGDAESSAAHARSMLVGKRRMRDSFGIALGLDILAAAIAAQGAGARAARVYGTGQVYWRMVGHPQRGTPELGPLREACERQARAAVGDAAYQRAFERGRADNAEVGLAAALQGELLS; encoded by the coding sequence ATGGCGAGCAACATTCCCGAGGAGACAACGAGCTTTGTCGGACGGAAAGCGGAACTCGCCCGGCTCGAACACACCCTCGCCACGCACCGGCTGACCACCCTCACCGGCAGCGGCGGTGTCGGCAAGACCCGGCTCGCCGTCCGTGCGGCCCGGCAGGCGGCCCCCGGACACCGTGACGGGACCTGGTGGGCGGACCTGTCGCCGCTCCACGACGACGGACTGCTCATCGCGACCGTCTCCAACGCGGTCGGGCTCCGTGACCACACGCTGCGCATGCCCATCGACGCGCTGTGCGAATGGCTCGTCGACAAGGAGCTGCTGCTCGTCCTCGACTCGTGCGAGCATCTGCGTTCCGCGTGCGCGCACCTGCTCGGCGAGATCCTCACCACCTCACCCGGCCTCACCGTGCTCGCCACCAGCCGGCAGCCCCTGGGCATCAAGGGCGAGCAACTCGTCGAAGTGCCTCCGCTGCCCGTCGAGGGCGCAGGCGACGCACTGACCCTGTTCCGGGACCGGGCAGCCGCGACGGCACCGGAACTCCCCCTCGACGCGCCGGGCAACGCCGAGGCCGCCGCCGAGATCTGCCGCCGCCTCGAAGGCATTCCGCTCGCCATCGAACTCGCGGCGGCAGCCCTCGGCCGGGACACCGTCGAACAGGTCGCCCTGCGGATCGGCTCCCGCTTCGACGTACCGTCCGACGACTCGCTCCGGCCCCGGCGCCACCGCACCCTGCGCACCGCCATCGGCTGGAGCCACGAGCTGTGCACCCCGCTGGAACGGCTGCTCTGGGCGCGGCTGACCGTCCTGCGCGGCGGCTTCGACGAGACCGTGGCCCGCCAGGTCTGCGCCGAGGGGCCGCTCACCGAGGACGGTGTGACCGAGGCGCTGCGCGGCCTGGTCGCCAAGTCCGTCGTCGGACGGGACGGCGTACGGCACCGCATGCTCGACACCATCCGTGAGTACGGACGGATGTGGCTCGCCGAACTCGGCGAGGAACGGTCCTCCGCCGACCGGCACGCCGCCTGTTTCCTCGGCCTGGCCCGCCACGCCCACGCCGGCTGGACCGGGGACGACCAGATCTTCTGGTACCACCGCATCGCCGAGTCGCACGCCGACCTGTGCGCCGCCCTCGACTATCTGCTGGCCCATGACACCGTGGCCGCCCAGGAGATGGCGGGCCGGATCGGCTTCTTCTGGTGCTGCTGCGGTCATCTGCCGCAGACCCGCGAGTACGCGCAGCGCGCGCTGGACGCCGGACCGGCCGAGGGCCCCCACCGCACCCGCGCCCTGTGGGTGCTGGGCATCATCGTCGTGCTCCAGGGCGACTACCCGGCCGCCCGGCGCCTGGGCAGGGAGTGCACCAGGGCCGCGGCCCGCGACGGCGCCGACGAAGGGATTCTCGCCGCCGCCTATCTGTGCGGCCTCACCCATCTGATGACCGGCCGCCCCGAGGCGAGCCTCCGCCTGGTCGACCGGGTGCTGCGCAGCACCGGAGCCGACACCCCGCTGGAGTCGGCCTACCGGCTGCGCTGCCACCTCATCACGCTCTTCGCCCTGACCAGCCTGGGACGGCTGGACGAGGCGGCGCAGGCCGCCGGCGCCCTGCGCGCGGTCTGCGCCGCCCAGGACGAGTGCTGGACCCGTAGCTACGTCGACTACCAACTCGCCCTGATCGCCCTGCTCCAGGGCGACGCCGAGTCGTCCGCCGCCCACGCCCGCTCGATGCTCGTGGGCAAGCGCCGCATGCGCGACAGCTTCGGCATCGCGCTCGGACTGGACATCCTGGCCGCGGCGATCGCCGCCCAGGGCGCGGGCGCCCGCGCCGCCCGGGTCTATGGCACGGGGCAGGTCTACTGGCGCATGGTCGGCCACCCGCAACGCGGCACCCCGGAACTGGGCCCGCTGCGCGAGGCCTGCGAACGCCAGGCCCGCGCGGCCGTCGGCGACGCCGCCTACCAGCGCGCTTTCGAACGGGGCCGGGCGGACAACGCGGAAGTGGGCCTGGCGGCCGCGCTCCAGGGCGAACTGCTCAGCTGA
- the pulA gene encoding pullulanase-type alpha-1,6-glucosidase, with the protein MSRSTLRRGAVAALCAALLPVVPAASASAAPRPPDPPSDARLAAEPARHDLTREQFYFVMPDRFANGDTSNDRGGLTGSRLETGYDPTDKGFYQGGDLKGLTRRLDYIKGLGTTAIWLAPIFKNRPVQGTGKDASAGYHGYWITDFTQVDPHFGSNADLSKLIDKAHDKGMKVFFDVITNHTADTVDYAEKQYGYRPKGAYPYLDRDGRPFDDSKGLAKVDADSFPYTPKNTGDKIPAWLNDPTMYHNRGDSTYAGESTTYGDFSGLDDLWTERPEVVSGMEKIYEKWVRDFDIDGFRIDTVKHVDLDFWTQWATALDTYAARHGRKDFFMFGEVYSADTAITSPYVTRGRLDATLDFPFQEAARQYASQGAPAAKLAAVFADDYRYTTDKANAYEQVTFLGNHDMGRIGSFIKQDNPKADDAELVQRVRLANELMFLSRGNPVVYYGDEQGFTGAGGDKDARQTMFASRTADYLDDDELGTDRTHASDAYDTSHPLYRDIAALSELTRKNPALRDGVQTERYAEGSVYAFSRTDPKKPTEYVVATNNGTGPRTVELPTATAGMNFRALYGNSVDVRSAANKKITVTVPALSTVVLRAEKPLDGPTAKPSITLKAPSAGATGTVEISADVDGGSLNRVVFAAQTGNGKWVTLGSADHAPYQVTQHLDDQVAAGTPLRYKAVVVDAAGRTASALASSTAGQAPAAEKPVAVERDYAVVHYRRADGDYDGRQLKAGGTSAAFTGRDAYGAFAWIKLDEGASSLPYTVEKDGTADGPERTVDLARTGQVWIEQGNDGQTDEAPDGVYPPQDTTKAVLHYYRADGDYDGWGLHTWTGAKDPTDWAKPLQPVKKDASGATFEVPLTDGATSLSYILHKGDEKDLSSDQSLDLATYGHEVWMLGSTPGYLLPQTGGVPTPDLTKSEAQWIDADTVVWKVKATAATSQQLVYAKNGGISVVDGALSDEGQWLRLAPSALSDAQRTKYPHLKDYPAFTVDVRDRDRVREALRGQLIATQRAANGALLAATGVQSAGVLDDLYGKNAATASLGPVFDHGRPTLSVWAPTARTVALELDGRTVPMHRDDRTGVWSVTGPKSWNGKPYRYAVNVWAPTVRKMVTNKVTDPYSTALTTDSARSLVVDLDDPELAPHGWSGLRKPAAVPLRDAQIQELHIRDFSIADRTSKHPGEYLAFTDTRSDGMKHLKQLADSGTGYVHLLPAFDIGTIPEKKSAQQKPACDLSVYAPDSEEQQACVAKAAAQDGFNWGYDPLHYTVPEGSYASDPNGTRRTVEFRQMVQGLNGAGLRTVMDVVYNHTVASGQDDKSVLDRIVPGYYQRLLDDGTVATSTCCANTAPENTMMGKLVVDSVVTWAKEYKVDGFRFDLMGHHPKANILAVRKALDALTTAKDGVDGKKIILYGEGWNFGEIADDARFVQATQKNMAGTGIATFSDRSRDAVRGGSPFDEDPGVQGFATGLYTDPNTSTANGTKAEQKARLLHYQDLIKVGLTGNLADYTFTDSSGRTVKGSGVDYNGAPAGYAAAPGDALAYADAHDNESLYDALAFKLPARTSAADRARMQILAMATATLSQGPSLSQAGSDLLRSKSLDRNSYDSGDWFNALHWDCRDGNGFGRGLPPAADNRSKWSYAKPLLADAALSPGCAEIDGASAAYRDLLTIRSTEKDFDLATTGQVQSALSFPLSGKDETPGVITMRLGKLVVVLNATPATTTQQIAALAGKRYALHPVQAAGADSTVKKATYERSSGSFTVPGRTVAVFSLN; encoded by the coding sequence GTGTCCCGTTCCACCCTCAGACGGGGAGCCGTAGCAGCACTCTGCGCGGCGCTCCTTCCCGTCGTCCCGGCAGCATCCGCGTCCGCCGCGCCGAGACCGCCGGACCCGCCCTCGGACGCCCGGCTGGCCGCCGAACCCGCACGCCACGACCTGACGCGTGAACAGTTCTACTTCGTCATGCCCGACCGGTTCGCCAACGGCGACACCTCCAACGACCGCGGCGGACTCACCGGTTCACGCCTGGAGACCGGCTACGACCCCACGGACAAGGGCTTCTACCAGGGCGGCGACCTCAAGGGCCTGACCCGTCGGCTCGACTACATCAAGGGCCTCGGCACCACCGCCATCTGGCTCGCCCCGATCTTCAAGAACCGCCCCGTCCAGGGCACCGGCAAGGACGCATCGGCCGGCTACCACGGCTACTGGATCACCGACTTCACCCAGGTCGACCCGCACTTCGGCAGCAACGCCGACCTGTCCAAGCTGATCGACAAGGCCCACGACAAGGGCATGAAGGTCTTCTTCGACGTCATCACCAACCACACCGCGGACACCGTCGACTACGCCGAGAAGCAGTACGGCTACCGCCCCAAGGGCGCCTACCCGTACCTCGACAGGGACGGCCGCCCGTTCGACGACAGCAAGGGCCTGGCGAAGGTCGACGCGGACTCGTTCCCGTACACCCCGAAGAACACCGGCGACAAGATCCCGGCCTGGCTCAACGATCCGACGATGTACCACAACCGGGGCGACTCGACCTACGCCGGCGAGTCCACCACGTACGGCGACTTCTCCGGGCTCGACGACCTGTGGACCGAGCGGCCCGAGGTCGTCTCCGGCATGGAGAAGATCTACGAGAAGTGGGTCCGGGACTTCGACATCGACGGTTTCCGGATCGACACCGTCAAACACGTCGACCTGGACTTCTGGACCCAGTGGGCGACAGCGCTGGACACCTACGCGGCCAGGCACGGGCGCAAGGACTTCTTCATGTTCGGCGAGGTCTACTCCGCCGACACCGCCATCACCTCGCCCTACGTCACCCGCGGCAGGCTCGACGCGACGCTCGACTTCCCCTTCCAGGAAGCGGCACGCCAGTACGCCTCGCAGGGCGCCCCGGCCGCGAAACTCGCGGCGGTGTTCGCCGACGACTACCGCTACACCACCGACAAGGCCAACGCCTACGAACAGGTCACCTTCCTCGGCAACCACGACATGGGACGCATCGGGTCGTTCATCAAGCAGGACAACCCGAAGGCCGACGACGCGGAACTCGTCCAACGTGTCCGGCTCGCCAATGAGCTGATGTTCCTCAGTCGGGGCAACCCCGTCGTCTACTACGGTGACGAACAGGGCTTCACCGGCGCGGGCGGTGACAAGGACGCCCGCCAGACGATGTTCGCGTCCAGGACAGCCGACTACCTCGACGACGACGAACTGGGCACCGACCGCACCCACGCCTCGGACGCGTACGACACGAGCCACCCCCTGTACCGGGACATCGCCGCGCTCTCCGAGCTCACCCGGAAGAACCCGGCCCTGCGCGACGGCGTCCAGACCGAGCGCTACGCCGAAGGGTCCGTGTACGCCTTCTCCCGCACGGACCCGAAGAAGCCGACCGAGTACGTCGTCGCCACCAACAACGGCACCGGACCCAGGACCGTCGAGCTGCCCACCGCGACCGCCGGTATGAACTTCCGTGCGCTGTACGGTAATTCGGTCGATGTTCGCAGCGCGGCGAATAAGAAGATCACCGTCACCGTGCCTGCCCTCTCCACCGTCGTGCTGCGCGCGGAAAAGCCCCTGGACGGCCCCACCGCCAAGCCCTCGATCACCCTGAAGGCGCCCAGCGCCGGAGCCACCGGCACCGTCGAGATCTCCGCGGACGTCGACGGCGGATCCCTGAACCGCGTCGTGTTCGCCGCACAGACCGGCAACGGGAAGTGGGTCACGCTCGGTTCCGCCGACCACGCCCCGTACCAGGTCACCCAGCACCTGGACGATCAGGTGGCAGCCGGAACGCCCCTGCGGTACAAGGCGGTTGTCGTCGACGCCGCCGGCCGCACCGCGAGTGCCCTCGCCTCGTCCACCGCGGGACAGGCACCCGCCGCCGAGAAGCCCGTAGCCGTCGAGCGCGACTACGCCGTCGTCCACTACCGGCGTGCGGACGGCGACTACGACGGCCGGCAGCTCAAGGCGGGCGGCACATCGGCCGCGTTCACCGGGCGCGACGCCTATGGCGCCTTCGCCTGGATCAAGCTCGACGAGGGTGCCTCCTCCCTCCCGTACACCGTCGAGAAGGACGGCACGGCCGACGGTCCGGAGCGCACCGTCGACCTCGCGAGGACCGGACAGGTCTGGATCGAGCAGGGCAACGACGGTCAGACCGACGAGGCCCCCGACGGCGTCTACCCGCCGCAGGACACCACCAAGGCCGTCCTGCACTACTACCGGGCCGACGGCGACTACGACGGCTGGGGGCTGCACACCTGGACCGGCGCCAAGGACCCCACCGACTGGGCCAAGCCGCTCCAGCCGGTGAAGAAGGACGCCTCCGGCGCCACCTTCGAGGTGCCGCTCACCGACGGCGCGACCTCGCTCAGCTACATCCTGCACAAGGGCGACGAGAAGGACCTGTCCAGCGACCAGTCGCTCGACCTCGCCACCTACGGCCACGAGGTCTGGATGCTCGGCTCCACGCCCGGCTACCTGCTGCCGCAGACCGGCGGCGTCCCCACCCCCGACCTCACCAAGTCCGAGGCGCAGTGGATCGACGCCGACACCGTCGTATGGAAGGTGAAGGCCACCGCTGCCACCAGCCAGCAACTCGTCTACGCCAAGAACGGCGGCATCTCCGTCGTCGACGGGGCGCTGTCCGACGAGGGGCAGTGGCTGCGGCTCGCACCGTCCGCGCTGAGCGACGCCCAGAGGACGAAGTACCCGCACCTCAAGGACTACCCGGCGTTCACCGTAGACGTCCGGGACCGGGACAGGGTGCGCGAGGCGCTGCGCGGCCAGCTGATCGCCACCCAGCGCGCCGCCAACGGTGCACTGCTCGCCGCCACCGGCGTACAGAGCGCGGGGGTGCTCGACGACCTCTACGGGAAGAACGCGGCCACCGCCTCCCTCGGCCCGGTCTTCGACCACGGCCGCCCCACCCTGTCCGTCTGGGCACCCACGGCCCGTACCGTCGCCCTCGAACTCGACGGCAGGACCGTCCCCATGCACCGCGACGACCGCACGGGCGTCTGGTCGGTCACCGGACCGAAGAGCTGGAACGGCAAGCCCTACCGGTACGCCGTGAACGTCTGGGCGCCCACCGTCCGGAAGATGGTCACCAACAAGGTCACGGACCCGTACTCCACCGCCCTGACCACCGACTCCGCCCGCAGCCTCGTCGTCGACCTCGACGATCCGGAGCTGGCGCCGCACGGCTGGTCAGGCCTGCGGAAGCCCGCCGCCGTCCCCCTGCGTGACGCGCAGATCCAGGAGCTGCACATCCGCGACTTCTCGATCGCGGACCGCACCTCGAAGCACCCCGGCGAATACCTCGCCTTCACCGACACCCGCTCCGACGGGATGAAACACCTCAAGCAGCTCGCGGATTCCGGTACCGGTTACGTCCATCTGCTGCCCGCCTTCGACATCGGCACCATTCCGGAGAAGAAGTCGGCCCAGCAGAAGCCGGCCTGCGATCTTTCCGTGTACGCCCCCGACTCCGAGGAGCAGCAGGCCTGCGTGGCGAAGGCCGCGGCGCAGGACGGGTTCAACTGGGGTTACGACCCGCTGCACTACACCGTCCCGGAAGGTTCGTACGCCTCCGACCCGAACGGCACGCGACGGACCGTCGAGTTCCGGCAGATGGTGCAGGGGCTGAACGGCGCGGGTCTGCGGACCGTCATGGACGTCGTCTACAACCACACCGTGGCCTCCGGCCAGGACGACAAGTCGGTGCTCGACCGGATCGTGCCCGGCTACTACCAGCGGCTGCTGGACGACGGCACCGTCGCCACCTCCACCTGCTGCGCCAACACCGCGCCCGAGAACACCATGATGGGCAAGCTCGTCGTGGACTCGGTCGTCACCTGGGCCAAGGAGTACAAGGTCGACGGCTTCCGCTTCGACCTGATGGGCCACCACCCCAAGGCCAACATCCTCGCCGTCCGCAAGGCGCTCGACGCGCTGACCACGGCCAAGGACGGCGTCGACGGCAAGAAGATCATCCTGTACGGGGAGGGCTGGAACTTCGGCGAGATCGCCGACGACGCCCGCTTCGTCCAGGCCACCCAGAAGAACATGGCCGGCACCGGCATCGCCACCTTCTCCGACCGGTCCCGCGACGCCGTCCGCGGCGGCAGCCCCTTCGACGAGGACCCGGGCGTGCAGGGCTTCGCCACCGGCCTCTACACCGACCCCAACACCTCGACCGCCAACGGAACGAAGGCCGAACAGAAGGCCCGGCTGCTCCACTACCAGGACCTGATCAAGGTCGGCCTCACCGGCAACCTCGCCGACTACACCTTCACCGACTCCTCCGGCCGCACGGTCAAGGGCTCCGGCGTCGACTACAACGGCGCTCCCGCCGGATACGCCGCGGCCCCCGGTGACGCCCTCGCCTACGCGGACGCCCACGACAACGAGTCGCTGTACGACGCGCTCGCCTTCAAGCTCCCGGCGCGCACATCGGCGGCGGACCGGGCCCGCATGCAGATCCTGGCGATGGCGACGGCCACCCTCTCGCAGGGGCCCTCGCTCTCCCAGGCCGGCAGCGACCTGCTGCGCTCCAAGTCCCTGGACCGCAACTCGTACGACAGCGGCGACTGGTTCAACGCGCTCCACTGGGACTGCCGCGACGGCAACGGCTTCGGCCGCGGACTCCCGCCGGCCGCAGACAACCGGTCCAAGTGGTCCTACGCGAAGCCCCTGCTGGCCGACGCCGCGCTCAGCCCCGGCTGCGCCGAGATCGACGGCGCTTCTGCCGCGTACCGGGACCTGCTCACCATCCGGTCCACGGAGAAGGACTTCGACCTCGCCACCACCGGGCAGGTGCAGTCCGCCCTGTCCTTCCCGCTCTCCGGGAAGGACGAGACACCGGGGGTGATCACCATGCGGCTCGGAAAGCTGGTGGTCGTCCTCAACGCGACCCCCGCCACCACGACCCAGCAGATCGCCGCACTGGCGGGGAAGCGGTACGCCCTGCATCCCGTCCAGGCTGCGGGCGCGGATTCTACCGTCAAGAAGGCCACGTACGAGAGGAGTTCGGGAAGCTTCACCGTCCCGGGGCGTACGGTGGCGGTGTTTTCCCTGAACTGA
- a CDS encoding carbohydrate-binding module family 20 domain-containing protein has protein sequence MARRPLSAALALIAGAAALIAPTATAQASTPGGKDVTAVLFEWKFDSVAKACTDSLGPAGYGYVQVSPPQEHIQGSQWWTSYQPVSYKIAGRLGDRASFAAMVGTCHSAGVKVVADSVINHMSAGSGTGTGGSSYTKYNYPGVYSAADMDDCTAQISNYQDRANVQNCELVGLADLDTGEEYVRGRIAAYLDDLLSLGVDGFRIDAAKHMPAADLANIKSRLSNPNVYWKQEAIYGAGEAVQPDEYTGTGDVQEFRYARSLKQVFNNENLAYLKNFGEGWGFMPSSKAAVFVDNHDTERGGDTLNYKDGANYTLASVFMLAWPYGSPDVHSGYEWTDKDAGPPNGGTVNACYSGGWKCQHAWREISSMVGFRNTARGESVTDWWDNGGDRIAFGRGAKAYVAINHEGSSLTRTFQTSLPAGDYCDIQSGNGVSVDGSGRFTATLGANTALALQVGARTCSGGGTTDPGTSGATFGVNATTQLGQNIYVTGSHGALGNWNTGSALKLDPATYPVWKLDVNLPAGTSFEYKYLRKDASGNVTWESGANRTATVPASGKVTLTSDVWRS, from the coding sequence ATGGCACGCAGACCACTGTCTGCAGCGCTCGCCCTGATAGCAGGGGCCGCCGCTCTCATCGCCCCCACCGCGACCGCCCAGGCCTCCACGCCGGGCGGCAAGGACGTCACCGCCGTCCTCTTCGAGTGGAAATTCGACTCCGTGGCCAAGGCCTGCACGGACTCCCTCGGCCCGGCCGGCTACGGCTACGTACAGGTCTCGCCGCCCCAGGAACACATCCAGGGCAGCCAGTGGTGGACCTCGTACCAGCCGGTCAGCTACAAGATCGCCGGCCGGCTCGGCGACCGCGCCTCCTTCGCCGCCATGGTCGGCACCTGCCACAGCGCGGGAGTCAAGGTCGTCGCCGACTCCGTCATCAACCACATGTCGGCGGGATCGGGCACCGGCACCGGCGGCTCCTCGTACACCAAGTACAACTACCCCGGCGTGTACTCCGCGGCCGACATGGACGACTGCACCGCGCAGATCAGCAACTACCAGGACCGGGCCAACGTCCAGAACTGCGAACTCGTCGGCCTCGCCGACCTGGACACCGGTGAGGAATACGTCCGCGGCCGGATCGCCGCCTACCTCGACGACCTCCTCTCCCTCGGCGTCGACGGCTTCCGCATCGACGCCGCCAAGCACATGCCCGCCGCGGACCTGGCCAACATCAAGTCGCGGCTGAGCAACCCGAACGTCTACTGGAAGCAGGAGGCGATCTACGGCGCGGGCGAGGCCGTCCAGCCCGACGAGTACACCGGCACCGGGGACGTCCAGGAATTCCGCTACGCCCGCAGCCTCAAGCAGGTCTTCAACAACGAGAACCTCGCCTACCTGAAGAACTTCGGCGAGGGCTGGGGCTTCATGCCGTCGTCGAAGGCCGCGGTCTTCGTCGACAACCACGACACCGAGCGCGGCGGCGACACACTCAACTACAAGGACGGCGCCAACTACACCCTCGCCAGTGTCTTCATGCTGGCCTGGCCGTACGGATCGCCCGATGTCCACTCCGGCTACGAATGGACCGACAAGGACGCGGGGCCACCCAACGGCGGTACGGTGAACGCCTGTTACAGCGGCGGGTGGAAGTGCCAGCACGCCTGGCGCGAGATCTCCTCCATGGTCGGCTTCCGCAACACGGCACGCGGCGAGTCCGTCACCGACTGGTGGGACAACGGCGGCGACCGGATCGCGTTCGGCCGCGGGGCGAAGGCGTACGTCGCGATCAATCACGAGGGCTCCTCGCTGACCCGTACGTTCCAGACGTCGCTGCCCGCCGGTGACTACTGCGACATCCAGTCCGGCAACGGCGTCAGCGTCGACGGCTCCGGCCGGTTCACCGCGACGCTGGGAGCCAACACGGCCCTGGCGCTCCAGGTGGGCGCCCGTACCTGCTCGGGCGGCGGCACCACGGACCCCGGCACCTCCGGAGCGACCTTCGGAGTCAACGCCACCACCCAACTCGGCCAGAACATCTACGTCACCGGCAGCCACGGCGCGCTCGGCAACTGGAACACCGGCAGCGCGCTGAAGCTCGACCCGGCGACGTACCCGGTCTGGAAGCTCGATGTGAACCTGCCCGCCGGTACGTCGTTCGAGTACAAGTACCTCCGCAAGGACGCGAGCGGCAACGTCACCTGGGAGAGCGGCGCGAACCGTACCGCCACCGTGCCGGCGTCGGGGAAGGTCACGCTGACGAGCGACGTCTGGCGCAGCTGA